The segment ctaaaacatattatatacataaatatatgtaGGTATTTTTGTTACTATCAAGTTTGGTATGTTGTGGTTAGAATTGAAAACATTCGAAGCTTCcaattaattatataactagtattattatattattatacgGTTATATATTCTGGAAAAAAATTCTACGGATGGTAATTCTATAAACCCCTCTAGTTTGTAGACCAATTGGTTGTTTCTTTACATTTTTCTAACAAAGAAAACGTGCAATTTGGACTATTGCtctaaaattatttgttttaatcgCCAGCACACATTTACCAAAATTTGTTGAAATTATGATAGTTACGTCCCTAAtagaaaacatcaaaaaaatatttcaatttataataTTCCAGGTAAAAGACTACAAGTCCTGGTAAACGGCGGTCATCTAATTGTGTTCGGTTctgtaagctttttttttttttatggaatattaaatttattgatcatgAAAACATTTACAAAGAGGGAAAACGCACATGTTCTCTAAATTAGCagattcaaaataaaagaaatcagGAGACAGATTCAAAATAAACCTTCTCGCTGGGCTGGGTTCAGTATGCCTCTCGAGGTTCGGATGCTTTATATCCTTTTGGCTTGTCTCTACTCCTTTTATCTTCTTTACTCTTGGTGTGACTATATCTTTTGCAGTCTTTGTAAACAATCTCATAATTCttgttttttaaatctttttatcagaaacaaaaaaaaagatagccTCAATGGTCTTCTATTaccaataaattttacattagtTGGAAACATGaaagttcaaaaagaaaacatgaaagaCTTTAAAGCTTCTTaaaaaaagcaaaacataaCTCAATTACAACTTAAGTTCTTCAAATTGTTCATAAAAGATTTTGTTGTAATACAAAAATGATTTGACATATTTGTCACCTGTAAATtcgtaatatttatattattttgaacaaatatAGAGCTTGACTATTTTTTTCCACTCTGGCGTCGATAATTTGAATATTCGATCCGGTTATAATATCATCGTtgcattgtcttttttttttcttaaccgAAGAATAATTGCAGTTTGGAAGAGAAAGTAAGCGAGAGTGACGTACAGAAAAGTAAGAATGCATAAAATATCTACGTTTTATTCGCAATCGAGTTATGACCTAGATTAACATATATGTCGTCACAAAGATAGATTggaactttttcttttctgttttaaaaccaaaaacacaTTGGGGAATGAAACCGAAGTGtagaaaatatatcataaaactGAAATACCGAAAGAAAAAGCGTCACAAGTCGGGAACCATTAATAACTaacttttagcaaaaaaaaaaaaaaccattaataACTACAGCTCAAATTGAGGAAAGCTTCTAGAAGGGAAATTGTATGGGTGTCAGATTAGAAAGCGTGTACAGCTTAAGGAGACGACACGTAGCACACGAGCAGGAACGTAGTCTATGCGTACTGCGAggacttaaaagttaaaaccttgtaaagaaaaattcaaaaacaaacaCATTGTAGGTGACGCTACAACAAAGTAGGCAGTAGCAGTCCAATATTTGTGTTAGAAGACAACACAAATTTGTGGAACACAAGTAGACAACACAACTCTTGCTTGAGTCTGGCCCATCGATGTACCAATTAATCCATTTTTAGTGTAAACgtaataaagaaaagaaagaatcaaaacttttaaaatatagataaattttaaaaacatttttaaaataaaatatttatatatacaaataacaaaaattgAAATCTAAATTCCTAATCTAGTAGCCTAAACTaacaaatcatatataaaactaacaaattttaaatttatattaaatactaaaataaattttaaaaaaattgaaaataaattttattgaaaaatttgtataaaacgtttttgaaacatataataataaaagttataagaagatccatttttttttgttatcgaCTACTAAAAACTCATATAGATTTTGTAAACCAAATTGGATAAGAAGATCCATATATCCACCTTTTTCATGTTTATCTCACAAACTTAACTTAGTCCACCAAATCTTAACTTCTTagctaatgaaatattttagttttcagATATTCCAGTCAATTGCATTTTGGTGAGAATTTCCGTTTTCGTTGACCTTTTGacaaacatatttgaaattcaATATGCAAACTGTGTGACTggaaatatacatatacatatatgtatatataatgtgTGTGTATTTTCTTAACTAATAAATTCACAAAAAAGCCACTAGAAAGTAAATATACTCCCCATAGCAACATCATTTTTCTTTCatggttaaaaaaataaataattatcaaaaacaaatataatatattgtttgaatttTGACTAGTATATATATGTGCGTGTGTGCGTGTGATTATACTCCCCATAGCAACATCATATTCTTTCATTCTTGGTTAAAAATTAAACacttatagaaaatataatatattgtttgaatttTGACTAGTATTGAGAAAAAAATAGTAGTACTTGATTTTGCCTAAAATCCATGTTTCTTAAAAAAGCGAATTATCCAATTTGGTAACGTAATATTGATTCTGTAAATCTTGACCAGCATCGATACCAAGACCAAACATGCCCCACACACACTATAAATGAATGGAATAAATATGGCTAACATATACAATACGAAGCAATCGCAAACTTTGAAACTCTAAACGAAATCGTCAAAATGAAAAACGTTTCTCTCAAAGCTTCACTCTTGATTTTCATTTTGGTCATCACATCTAGTAAGtatttcttttgcttttagAACAGTAGCGTTTGTGTTTCTTTGTCACaaatataaatagagaaaacaaaacttaaCTGTTGAAACCCATTTTATTCATGTGAATGATGAAGATTTTGGAGTGGAAGCAAGAGAGTTAACTGAAGCTGAAGTTATGGCCGGAAGTTCAAGTGACGCTACCAAAGGCAATACTCTGGATTCAGCACGTCCACCTTGCAAGAGGGACATCGATTGTAGCTTCGCATGTCCCAAGGGAGGATTCTGCAACAATCGCCTTGGGTCATGTGATTGTTTTTGATCATTATTCTAAtctaattttcattaaaaagaagaaaCGTATTGCCATCAATTCTTTAGACTTTAATACACTCATTTTGTATTTCGagattaatataataaatcatATGCTTGAAATTCAATATGCAAACTTGGTTCGatccaaataaaacaaaacagttTTTTCAACGTTTACCACACTTGAGGCCTCTCCTTGCCAATAATAATCTTGACCTCGAAGAGACTGTTGCGTCTTCCTACTCTCCTCCACTTTCTTCACTGTCTAAAACAACAATGATTCAGGCACTGATGCTTCTTCCAAGACCGACTTTTCAAACTCTTTCTCACATCTTGATTCTGATTCATTTCAGTTTGCGCAAGTACTTTGAAACTCCAAGAGGTCTCAAGAACAGCTTTCCGCTTAGTCTACTATTGTCACTCTTTGCAGCAGAAGATCGAAAACCTGAAAGAGGCAAAGTTGTTATTAAGTGATGCTGCATCAACCAATGGCTTCTTTAATCCCAGAGAAAGCTTCTTTACAATTTAACGTGGcttcttgttttctttgcaAGCAGCTGAAACTTCATGTGAGTTCTTCACCAGACAAGTCTTTCTTTTTGAGATTGAGAAGGCAATGCAAGAGATAGTTTCTTCCTGCTCCCTCCGGTGTTACCAGATGTTTTTTCCTCGCAGAAACCAATCACTGCTTTTCATTTCCCAGTACCGTTCGAGGTATCATCAGTATCAGGACTCTCTTTATGTGTTATGCTCAACAAAGATTCCACCGGTAAGTTCGGCAACAATCGAATGCTAGTCAACACTGTAGATATGTTCAATGATGGTTGCCAAGCACCCCAACAGAAAGAAATATTCTTTGCATGTATTTTCATTGGTCGTTGATGGTAGATATTAAACTCCAGCCAATGCTAGATGTTGCGGATTATTAGTAGAACTTACAGAAAATTTGATtggtaaatatttaatataatcaaACATTTTGTAttacaaaataacataaaataagcTAGTGCATCTCTAATGCTAAAAATCAAAAGATTAATATCGAAATAGTTCAACATTTTCATCCTTTTCCAGCAGAAGATATGTACATATGTTCAGCTTTTTCATGTTTATCCTCACAAACTTAACTTAGTCGATCAAATCTCAACTTTTCggttaataaaaattaattattcatcgtttcatttttgattttcatattttcgaaacaaaaacatcattacctaCAAATTTAACTAACCAACAAGAAAATAAACTGCACAATACTGTTAATAAAATtcgaaaacaatatttattttaaaacaaaaaaaaattataataatgaCAATTAAACTGAAATAGAGAAAATAttagttttcatatatttaagtGCACCGAGAACTTCCTTTTCCGCTGACCTTTTGGACAAACATATTTGAAACTCAACATGCAGACTGTTTTACTGGAAATTCGACATTGCAAAACATAATTTGCTTtcattttttggttaaaaataaacacctatagaaaatataatatattgtttgacTAGTATTGAGAAAATATAGTAGTACTTGATTTTGTCTAAAATCCATGTTTCTGAAAAAAGTGAATTATCCAATTTGGTAACGTAATATTGATTCTGTATATCTTGACCAGTATCGATACCAAGACCGAACTTGCCCCACACACACTATAAATGTATGGAATACATATGGCTACATATACAATACGAAGCAATCGCAAACTTTGAAACTCTAAACGAAATCGTCAAAATGAAAAACGTTTCTCTCAAAGCTTCACTCTTGATTTTCATTTTGGTCATCACATCTAGTAAGtatttcttttgcttttagAACAGTAGCGTTTGTGTTTCTTTGTCACaaatataaatagagaaaacaaaacttaaCTGTTGAAACCCATTTTATTCATGTGAATGATGAAGATTTTGGAGTGGAAGCAAGAGAGTTAACTGAAGCTGAAGTTATGGCCGGAAGTTCAAGTGACGCTACCAAAGGCAATACTCTGGATTCAGCACGTCCACCTTGCAAGAGGGACATCGATTGTAGCTTCGCATGTCCCAAGGGAGGATTCTGCAACAATCGCCTTGGGTCATGTGATTGTTTTTGATCATTATTCTAAtctaattttcattaaaaagaagaaaCGTATTGCCATCAATTCTTTAGACTTTAATACACTCATTTTGTATTTCGagattaatataataaatcatATGCTTGAAATTCAATATGCAAACTTGGTTCGatccaaataaaacaaaacagttTTTTCAACGTTGCGGATTATTAGTAGAACTTACAGAAAATTTGAttggtaaatatataatataatcgAACATTTTGTAttacaaaataacataaaataagcTAGTGAATCTCTAATgctaaaaatcaaaacattaatCTTGAAATATTTCAACATTTTCATCCTTTTCCAGCAGAAGATATGTACATATGTTCAgctttttcatgttttttttttgctaaacagcTTTTTCATGTTTATCTCACTGGCTTAATTTAGTCGACCAGATCTTAACTTCTCAGTTAATAAAACCATTACTCATTCATCTTTGATTTTTATAcatttcaaacaaaaacatcattacctaCACATTTAactaaccaataaaaaaataaactgcaTAATACTCATAATAAAATTCGAAAAcaatacttattttgaaacattttgaaacaaaaaattttacGACAATGACAATTAAACTGAAATAGAGAGAAtgttaattttcatatatttcaacCAATGGCACCGAGAATTTCCTTTACCGTTGACCTTTTTGacaaacatatttgaaattcaACATGCAGACTGTTTTACTGGAAATTCGACATTGCAACATCATTTGCTTtcatttttggttaaaaataaacatttatagaaaatataataaattgtttgAATTTTGACTAGTATTAAGTAAAAATAGTAGTACTGTACTTGATTTTATCTAAAATCCATgtttctggaaaaaaaaagcGAATTTTCCAATTTGGTAACGTAATATTGATTCTGTAAATCTTGACCAGTATTGATACCAAGACCAGACTTGCCCCACACACACTATAAATGGATGGAATACATATGGCTAAATACAATACGAAGCAATTGCAAACTTTGAAACTATAAACCAAACCGTGAAGATGAAGAACGTTTCCCTCAAAGCTTCACTCTTGATTTTCATTTTGGTCATCACATCTAGTAAGtatttcttttgcttttagAACAGTACCGTTTGGTTTCTTTTCACAAATATaaacagagaaaacaaaactCAACTGTTGAAACCCATTTTGTTTATGTGAATGATGGAGAAGATTTTGGATTGGAAGCAAGAGAGTTAACTGAAGTTGAAGTTATGGTCGGAAGTTCAAGTGACGCTACCAAAAGCAATACTCTGGATTCAGCACATCCACCTTGCAAGGGGGACGTCGATTGTAGCTTCCAATGTCCCAAGGGAGGATTCTGCAACGTCTATGGGTTATGTGATTGTTTGTAATCATTATCCTAAAtctaattttcatataaaaatacgTATTGCGATCAAAACTTTAGACTTTATTACATTCATTTTATATTTCGagattattaatataataaactatATGCTTGAAATTCAATATGCAAACTTGATTCATTACAAGCAAaacaaaacagttttttttttcaaggttTACCACACTTGAGGCCTCTCCTTGCCAATGATAATCTTGACCTCGAAGAGACTGTTGTTTCATCCTCTTCTCCTCCACTTTCTTCACTGTCTAGAACAACAATGGATTCAGGCATTGATGCTTCGTCCAAGACCGACTTTTCAATCTCTTCACCCCAACTACTCACATCTTGATTCTGATTCATTTCAGTTTGCGCAAGTACCTCTGCTTTGCTAACTTCATTCAACTGTGAAACTCCAAGAGGTCTCAAGGACAGCTTTCCGCTTAGTCTACTGTTGACACTCTTTGCAGTAGAAGATCGAAAACCTGAAGAGGCCAAGTTGTTATTAAGTGATGCTGCATCAACCAATGGTTTCTTTAACCCCAGAGAAAGCTTTTTCCCAATGGAGTGTGGcttcttgttttctttgcaAGCAGGTGAAACTTCACGTGTGAGTTCTTCACCACACAAATCTTTCTTTTGAGATTGAGAAGGCAATGCAAGAGATAGCTTCTTCCTGCTCCCTCCGGATGTGTTTGCCTCGCGGAAACTAATCACTGCTTTTCTTTTTCCAGTACCATCCATTTGCTGATCAGTGACACGACTCTCTTTACCAGTTATGCTCAACGAAGACTCCACTGCTAACTTGGGCTTAATTCCACTTTCAGAAACCTTCTCATCTTCATGActctaaagaaacaaaaaggaagCAACACTGGAAGTTATATGAACACACAAAATCAACATTTGCTCATATGAATATAACTAACTAAGCACCTTAACCTCCGCTGCTATTGGTGTTTCCTGAGTTTGGAGGCTGGTGCTGCTTCCATCACCAGCCTTGTTAACAACCTTTACAGCATACTTCTCTGTCATCTCCCGCGCCTTATAATCAAAAGCTTGTCTATTGTATTTGTACTCCCTGCTCTGAGACGAAAGAAACAAGGCGAGCAATCAAAAGAGAATCCACTGAGAGAAAATGAGTTTGCAGAGGGGGCAAAGACTTACAACATCACACATCAAGCCATCATCTGGATTAGGTTCAGTAAGCAACAATCGAATGCTAGTCAACACTGTAGATATGTTCAATGATGGTTGCCAAGCACCCTGTGCtcaaaaaaatcagaaacaaaTTTCATTACTAGTGCTGCTGTATAGCTTTCATGTATTCTATAATAGCCAATAACCACCAAAagacaacaaaaagaaaaactcagGAGATTCTATTCAAAAAATGGCTGCAACATATCAAATCAACAAGAGCGCCTTAAGGAATGGAGGAATAAACAGAGTGTCTGTGACCTACTATTACCTTGGGAGGGAGATTCAAGATGTCGAGGCAAATCCGTCCACTGTTATCGATGTTTGGGTGGTAGATCGGTGTTGCAAAGGACACAATCGGAGGCTGAAACGGATATCTGATAAGAGCCAGAGAAACCAAAATCAACATCTGACACTAAATAACAGAGCTAGAGATCGTACTAACAACAACCTCTCTGGAATCTGAATCTTCACGTGGAAGATTCCACTAGCATAAACAGTATCTTCAGGTCCTTCCATCTCTGTGGAAACAAAGAGAGAGACAGGGGGTTAGTTAAATCGGATATTTGAAATCTGGaaaagaaatagagagagagagagagagaaaaggggAGTTGAGGAAGCGAACGAGCATCGATTGAGGAGAAAGATGAGAGATCGCCGGAGCCAGAAGCGGCGGAGGAGAGGTGTGGAAACGAAGCGCCGTGAGGTGGATCCGAGAGGAGAAGCTTCACCTCTTTCTGCATCCTCATGCTTAATCTCGCTGCTTGAGCCATTGGGAGTTGTAAGGCCTTTGCTTCGCTTCGCTTCcgattt is part of the Raphanus sativus cultivar WK10039 chromosome 5, ASM80110v3, whole genome shotgun sequence genome and harbors:
- the LOC130495238 gene encoding putative defensin-like protein 257, producing the protein MKNVSLKASLLIFILVITSNFGVEARELTEAEVMAGSSSDATKGNTLDSARPPCKRDIDCSFACPKGGFCNNRLGSCDCF
- the LOC108860998 gene encoding putative defensin-like protein 257, with the protein product MEYIWLHIQYEAIANFETLNEIVKMKNVSLKASLLIFILVITSNFGVEARELTEAEVMAGSSSDATKGNTLDSARPPCKRDIDCSFACPKGGFCNNRLGSCDCF
- the LOC130512795 gene encoding probable ubiquitin-conjugating enzyme E2 37 isoform X2, coding for MAQAARLSMRMQKEVKLLLSDPPHGASFPHLSSAASGSGDLSSFSSIDAQMEGPEDTVYASGIFHVKIQIPERYPFQPPIVSFATPIYHPNIDNSGRICLDILNLPPKGAWQPSLNISTVLTSIRLLLTEPNPDDGLMCDVSREYKYNRQAFDYKAREMTEKYAVKVVNKAGDGSSTSLQTQETPIAAESHEDEKVSESGIKPKLAVESSLSITGKESRVTDQQMDGTGKRKAVISFREANTSGGSRKKLSLALPSQSQKKDLCGEELTREVSPACKENKKPHSIGKKLSLGLKKPLVDAASLNNNLASSGFRSSTAKSVNSRLSGKLSLRPLGVSQLNEVSKAEVLAQTEMNQNQDVSSWGEEIEKSVLDEASMPESIVVLDSEESGGEEDETTVSSRSRLSLARRGLKCGKP
- the LOC130512795 gene encoding probable ubiquitin-conjugating enzyme E2 37 isoform X1 gives rise to the protein MAQAARLSMRMQKEVKLLLSDPPHGASFPHLSSAASGSGDLSSFSSIDAQMEGPEDTVYASGIFHVKIQIPERYPFQPPIVSFATPIYHPNIDNSGRICLDILNLPPKGAWQPSLNISTVLTSIRLLLTEPNPDDGLMCDVSREYKYNRQAFDYKAREMTEKYAVKVVNKAGDGSSTSLQTQETPIAAEVKSHEDEKVSESGIKPKLAVESSLSITGKESRVTDQQMDGTGKRKAVISFREANTSGGSRKKLSLALPSQSQKKDLCGEELTREVSPACKENKKPHSIGKKLSLGLKKPLVDAASLNNNLASSGFRSSTAKSVNSRLSGKLSLRPLGVSQLNEVSKAEVLAQTEMNQNQDVSSWGEEIEKSVLDEASMPESIVVLDSEESGGEEDETTVSSRSRLSLARRGLKCGKP